The nucleotide sequence CTTTCCCCACAGTCGGGGTGCCCACATCAGGGGCCTCCCTGTGTTCAAGCTGGCAGGGATCCCCTCAGCATCCCGTGATGCAGAGCTCTATGCCCCGTACAGGACAGttccctcatccaccaccaacagcagcagcaactcTAGCCCCACGGTACCCTCCAGGTAAACAGCCATGTCAATAATTCCACCTAGCCTATCGAAGGACACAAGCAACTACCATGTTCCTTCCCGATTAACATGAAATGCCCTAAGAAGAAGGGGTTAGGGATCAATTTGTAATGACTCATATGTTGCTCTGTGAGGGGTGGGCATTCACTTAGGTGGGGCAAGGGTGGATAGATTAGGCTCTATGCTGGGACTTTTTTGtcgtctcccctcccccttcctgaGGGATTATATCGGTCAGTATTGGGCTACACTGGCTATACTGAGATTAGATTAGATTTTATAAACAGTCAGGATTATTTTGGTGTGTGGGTGTCAACCTTGGGTTTATAGGAGAGGAAGAGTTCATTAATATTTCATGAATATGTCATCCTATCTCAGTCGCTAGCCAGACGTGCTTGCCTGGCTGCATCCCTGCCTTTTTCACTTACTGTCTGACATTTGTAGTCGCGCTTCTGGGTTCTCATGTTGCTATGTGGCAGAATATTCACTTGAGGGTTCCTGTGCTGCCATGACAGCAGCACTGCTAAAACAAGCTCAACCTTGCCTTTCTGCTCGGACTGTAAAAATAACTAACCAGAGTCCTCTTGAATTCAGCCCACAGGCTTAACGTGATTCATTCTCTATGCAACACAGAATACTTATGTACTTATGGATCTTATGCGGACGTGAAAATGTCCACGACTGCATTTTTTTATTGCTACAGGATTTTTGTCCTTGTTCCCCTCCGCTCTCTTCTGCCTGGCTGGGTTTCGTGTGACGTCCTAGTTCTCTCACTACCTTCTGCTAGCCTGTTCTATTTCTGGCAGGGATGCAGAGAGCTCGCATCAAAGAACAAGTCCCAGGTTGTTGCTAGGATATAGTGCTAGCTTTTAAGTCTGTAAGAGGGGCTGCTCTGCATATTAGCCAAATCCATCCTCTGAAACAAATGTTTCATCAACCCTTTTTTTTAAACCTGAGCCCTGATCACAGGGATATATTCCAGAACTGCTAATGCACAATTGAAGGTTAATGTGCTTGTAGTGATAAATGTAGGCGTTTCAGGTAATTCTCAGGCAAAAACACTTACCTTGTAGAGTAGCGCAAATGTAATTTGGGCTTTCCCTCCCAATTCATTGTTTTCCTATCTATCCTTGCAAGCTTTTGACCAACCTGGCATTTtagctttttttttttgcagCATGAAGTCTGCTGGCTGTTAAGCTTGTGTCCCAGTCGGACTTTGAACTTTGCATCGTGCAAGTTGCACCaatccctttatttttttttgcaTGGCCTAGTTCCTTCCCCACAGAACTGAGGGAGTGTACTTTAGATGGGGCACagtacaggatggtgtgtataatAGACGTGGTGTCCTCTTCATCAGTATCCATATTGAGAAAAAGATGGCGTCTGACCAgtagaacatacagtatgtgactcTGGGCAAAGGTGTAATTTCCTGTCTTGTCTCCCCAGAAGGATGACCCCCAGAAGATACCACTCCTGTGGGGACAACCATGGCATCAGACCCCCCAATCCAGAGCAGTACCTCACCCCCCTGCAACAGAAGGAGGTGGCCATCCGCCACCTGAGGAGCAAGCTGAGGGAGGTGGAGAACACAGTCCACGACAGGTTACCTTCTCAGTGAACATCACATGTTTAGCTTATTTCCTAAATTCATCCCATAGTGCATTCCACCTACAGTGTAGCCAAACATTGCAATCCCACACAGCTGTAGCTACTAGCTgaccctctcttttctccctcaggGAGTCTGAGATTGAGAATCTCAAATCCCAGCTGGGACGGATGAGGGAGGACTGGATCGAGGAGGAGTGCCACCGCGTCGAGGCACAGCTGGCCCTAAAGGAGGCACGAAAGGAGATAAAGCAGCTCCGGCAGGTTGTGGAGACCATGAAGAGCAGCCTGATGGAGAAGGACAAGGGCATCCAGAAGTACTTTGTCGACATCAACATCCAGAACCGCAAGCTGGAGTCCCTGCTGCACAGCATGGAGATGGCCCAGAGCGGCTCCACGCTGCAAGACGAGCCAACCATGGACTTCATCTGTGGCGACTCCGACTCCCCTGTCaacgaccagcagggggaggtGGGTGACCAGGCGGTGGAGGAGATGGCGGACAGTGGGCTGCTGGTCAACTACAACCTGGAGCACGTGCTCATGTCCACGGCGGTGGACTCTAGCCACGACTCTAGCGGTAAGCTGCGCTGCCACCCAGAGGCTGGTCCAGGGGTGTCCACTCTACTCCACagtctggaggagaaggtcacACCACTGcctccaccaccctccaacacGTTCTGCTGCAGCACACTCCCCTTCCCTGCTCCAGAGGACAAGGCCGTTCAGACCGAGGTGGTGTCCTTCCCTCCTGACCTGCACACCCTCCTGCTGCAGCTGCTGAAGCTCCATGGTGGTGCAGTTGGAGATGCTCTCCTCCCAGCTTCTACCAGCCTCCTAGAAATCCCAGCACTGCAGGGCCCAGCCTCGGCCCCTATCCCAACCAGCCCTAACCAGTCCACCTTAAGCCTGCCTAGCCCCAGCCAGCCCACACCAGTTTTGCCAGTGAGCCCTGACATGTCCAGTGATTCAGGCCTGTGTTGCTCAGACCCTGAGGTGATTGTCTCCATGCGCTTCATGGAGGAGCTGGATTTTGAGGTGAGCAGTGAGGAGCCCTGCAGGGCCCCCGAGATGGACGTGGTCAACAAACGCTATTGGAGCAGCAGCTTCCTTGTCGATCTTGTTGCTGTGGCCGTACCAGTGTTGCCCACGGTGGCCTGGCTGTATTCCCGGCATGGCGTGGATGGGGCGGCGCCAGTCTACAACATCGCAGCACTGATCCGTGGCTGTTGCATGATGGGCTTGCACTCTCTCCGTCATGTCACTCATCATCATGGGGCAGATGTGTAACGAACGGCCTCTGACCCCCGCATGCACAGCCCGACCCCCTCAACTTGAAGCACTTAAACATCAGTTAATCAAAGAGTATTTGTGAAAATCTTTAGTTTTTCTACACTTGTGAATATTAAAGCTACAGTTATTAATTTAGGTTCCCACGCGGTTACTTTGCACTGTGTACAGTTGTTGTGAGTTATGTGAAATTTATGGTGAAGGGATTTTATTTACTTTTCCATCTGTTCTGTTATCATAATTGTGTCTAAATGGATAATCTGAGTAGGTGGTTATGCATCATTGATGTCCTGGGCTGGCACTAGTTACCCCTACTTAAAGCAACTATGTTATTTTTCTGAAAGTATTAGGACTTCTGAGGGTGGGGATGAAATTGAATGTTAGTTTAAGCCTGTGTTTGTAATGGTTTATGTAATGGTTTATGTTCCCCAATCTTAAACCTGCAGCCAAAGCTTCATTAGTGAACGTTCACTCTTAATGTTTATTTTTCTACCTGGGAGTAGAGCTTTTTACGTACGTGTGTAATAATAAATTGTTGATGGGAGTATGAGCTCAATGCTTCGAAACATCCCATACTCGTTTGTGCCTGAGCTACTTTGTGTAATACTCATAACATCAAATGTCCTAATATATTTATTAAAGCATGATAATCCAATCCATGTTTGATTCCTCTTGGGCATTTTCTGGTGGGAAGGGTTGAGCAGACTTTCATCCCAAGCATTTCTATAGTGACCATACATTCTACATGCCATACCTAGCAACAGCACACAACCGTTGTCTCGTTCTACAACCAATTGAGATGCATCGTTCAGCTCTTGTCATGGGTGCCAATTTCAATTGATTATTTTCATAGTTTCTCTTTAAATGCCAACAagaagttctctcacgtcaccccgctcctccgctctctccacggtcttccagttgaagcttgcatccgctacaagaccatggtgcttgcctacggagctgtgaggggaacggcacctcagtacctccaggctctgatcaggccctacacccaaacaagggcactgcattcatccacctctgccctgctcgcctccctaccactgaggaagtacagttcccgctcagcccagtcaaaactgttcgctgctctggcccccccaatggtggaacaaactccctcacgacgccaggacagcggaatcaatcaccaccttccggagacacctgaaaccccacctctttaaggaatgaatacctaggataggataaagtaatccttctacccccccccccccttaaaagatttagatgcactattgtaaagtggctgttccactggatgtcataaggtgaatgcaccaatttgtaagtcgctctggataagagcgtctgctaaatgacttaaatgtaaatgtaaaatgtaagaaGGATATTTCAGTGAGCAAATGAAACTAAAGAGTCTTCTCAGATGTACCGTTTCTAATCTCCAGCGTAGAGGGGGAATCCTTAATTGCAAAGCCACACATGTCAGAGGCCAGCTCTGAGAACAGCAGAACACAATGTTCCCGGCCCCAAACACGAGGGTACATCTTTCTGCATCCGCACAACAGCTCTTAACTAAGGAACAAGTTCAAATGAATTAATAAACTGATCTGTCTGAGCCTTTCCATATGACTGcataatacactgaacaaaaataaaaatgcattATGTAAAGTGTTTGAGCCTAAATTAAAGATCTCAAATTTTCCATATGCTCAAAAAGCTtctcattttgtgcacaaattagtttgcatttctcctttgacacaataaatccacctgacaggtgtggcatttcaagaagctgattaaatggcATGATCTGCTGGGGAcacaaggccactctaaaatgtgtaattTTGTCACATCTGTGGCATaaggttttgagggagcatgcaattgtcatgcggactgcaggaatgtcaaccagagctgttgccagtgaattcaatgttaatttctctaccataagccgcctccaatgtagTTGTGTAGAATttgtcagtatgtccaactggcctcaacctcagaccacgtgtaaccacgcatgcccaggacctccacatccaagttcttcacctgcgggattgtcttttcttcaccagggtcttgacctgactgctgtTTGACgttgtaactgacttcagtgggcaaattctcaccttcaatggccactggcacgctggagaagtgtgctcttcacggatgaatcccggtttcaactataCTGGGCAGATAGCAGCGTGTATGGCGTCAAGTGGGCGAGAAGTTTGCCGATGTCGGTGTTGTGCATCGTGATGGTGGGGTTATTGTACGGGGTTATGgtacacaattgcattttatagaATGCACAGAGACACCGTGTTGAGAACCTgaagcccattgtcgtgccaaTCAACCGCCGCCGTAACCTCATTTTTCAGCATGATAAatcacggccccatgtcacaaggatctgaacacattacattacatttaagtcatttagcagacgctcttatccagagcgacttacaaattggtgcattcaccttatgacatccagtggaacagccactttacaatagtgcatctaaatcttttaagggggggggggtgagaaggattactttatcctatcctaggtattcattccttaaagaggtggggtttcaggtgtctccggaaggtggtgattgactccgctgtcctggcgttgtcaggaacacaattcctggaagctgaaaaatgtcccagttcttccatggcctgcttacccaccagacatgtcacccactgagcatgttCGGAATGCTCTGGATCTATGTGtacaacagtgtgttccagtttccaccaatatccagcaattaagcacattgaagaggagtggaacaagactccacaggtcacaatcaacagcctgatcatctctatttgaaggagatgtgtcacactgcatgaggcaaatggtggtcacaccagatactggctgGTCTTCTGATCCAGGACCCTAACTTTTTAAAAAGGTATCTgtcaccaacagatgcatatctgtattcccagtcatgtgatatccatagattagggcctaattcatttattcaATTGACTGACCATCTTCGAAGAAAGGTCATGCCACAGATCAGCAgtgactgtacacacacacaatgttttcACTTGTCACGTTACATCTATGTTTGTGTGAGGGTTGAAGTAAATCTAATCAGCTGGCAGACTGATGAAATGAGACGAGTTGGAATGAGAAGTCCCATGCGATGCTAAATAACCCATTTCCCCTACTGCCATATGGGGATGTTGCATTACATAACCATGATGCTCTGTTCATTAGAGTGCAAGGAGTCTGATGAATCATTCCATCTGTTGTAATCTCTCTCTGCAACCAGGCCTGATAGAAAAGAGAAGGTTGAATCAATATGGGGAGGGGGGATGGAGTCATGCTGCGTTCGTAACCAGTGGGAAGTGGGAATTTACCACAGACGAATGGCCCTCCAACAGGTAATTACTAGTGGGGAACTCATCTATCCTCCTAAGCTCTCTCATTTGTCTCACCTGCTGACTTCTGACATCAACTACTAAGGAAATTACCTTGATAACAGCATTTTCAGCAGTTAAATGCTATAAAACTTTATAAAAGGCAATCTATTAATATGGTTTTTGAACgtcatttgtttacatccttcaTAGCTGAACTTTTAGATTATGGTTTGCTCAGCTGGTTGGCCATTAGCCATCTGGCGTTTCTCTGTGAATGCATCCAACTGT is from Oncorhynchus gorbuscha isolate QuinsamMale2020 ecotype Even-year linkage group LG19, OgorEven_v1.0, whole genome shotgun sequence and encodes:
- the sybu gene encoding syntabulin isoform X1 translates to MGPFQEYEEKKSPGKESPRSRIPRLILHPFQPNEKGSPLSESPISEEEGKDCDISSDNSKRTISTNSFCSDDTGCPSSQSVSPSKTPSGSDNSPHGSPTPTAECKTKVKRVRVMEEWHTPPPRHKREQRSSTLPRGSEADFSSSSSTGSLKRGGSLAHSSTGKKISSRSRGAHIRGLPVFKLAGIPSASRDAELYAPYRTVPSSTTNSSSNSSPTVPSRRMTPRRYHSCGDNHGIRPPNPEQYLTPLQQKEVAIRHLRSKLREVENTVHDRESEIENLKSQLGRMREDWIEEECHRVEAQLALKEARKEIKQLRQVVETMKSSLMEKDKGIQKYFVDINIQNRKLESLLHSMEMAQSGSTLQDEPTMDFICGDSDSPVNDQQGEVGDQAVEEMADSGLLVNYNLEHVLMSTAVDSSHDSSGKLRCHPEAGPGVSTLLHSLEEKVTPLPPPPSNTFCCSTLPFPAPEDKAVQTEVVSFPPDLHTLLLQLLKLHGGAVGDALLPASTSLLEIPALQGPASAPIPTSPNQSTLSLPSPSQPTPVLPVSPDMSSDSGLCCSDPEVIVSMRFMEELDFEVSSEEPCRAPEMDVVNKRYWSSSFLVDLVAVAVPVLPTVAWLYSRHGVDGAAPVYNIAALIRGCCMMGLHSLRHVTHHHGADV
- the sybu gene encoding syntabulin isoform X4, coding for MVLSNGKRCYSGSEADFSSSSSTGSLKRGGSLAHSSTGKKISSRSRGAHIRGLPVFKLAGIPSASRDAELYAPYRTVPSSTTNSSSNSSPTVPSRRMTPRRYHSCGDNHGIRPPNPEQYLTPLQQKEVAIRHLRSKLREVENTVHDRESEIENLKSQLGRMREDWIEEECHRVEAQLALKEARKEIKQLRQVVETMKSSLMEKDKGIQKYFVDINIQNRKLESLLHSMEMAQSGSTLQDEPTMDFICGDSDSPVNDQQGEVGDQAVEEMADSGLLVNYNLEHVLMSTAVDSSHDSSGKLRCHPEAGPGVSTLLHSLEEKVTPLPPPPSNTFCCSTLPFPAPEDKAVQTEVVSFPPDLHTLLLQLLKLHGGAVGDALLPASTSLLEIPALQGPASAPIPTSPNQSTLSLPSPSQPTPVLPVSPDMSSDSGLCCSDPEVIVSMRFMEELDFEVSSEEPCRAPEMDVVNKRYWSSSFLVDLVAVAVPVLPTVAWLYSRHGVDGAAPVYNIAALIRGCCMMGLHSLRHVTHHHGADV
- the sybu gene encoding syntabulin isoform X5, producing MGPFQEYEEKKSPGKESPRSRIPRLILHPFQPNEKGSPLSESPISEEEGKDCDISSDNSKRTISTNSFCSGSDNSPHGSPTPTAECKTKVKRVRVMEEWHTPPPRHKREQRSSTLPRGSEADFSSSSSTGSLKRGGSLAHSSTGKKISSRSRGAHIRGLPVFKLAGIPSASRDAELYAPYRTVPSSTTNSSSNSSPTVPSRMTPRRYHSCGDNHGIRPPNPEQYLTPLQQKEVAIRHLRSKLREVENTVHDRESEIENLKSQLGRMREDWIEEECHRVEAQLALKEARKEIKQLRQVVETMKSSLMEKDKGIQKYFVDINIQNRKLESLLHSMEMAQSGSTLQDEPTMDFICGDSDSPVNDQQGEVGDQAVEEMADSGLLVNYNLEHVLMSTAVDSSHDSSGKLRCHPEAGPGVSTLLHSLEEKVTPLPPPPSNTFCCSTLPFPAPEDKAVQTEVVSFPPDLHTLLLQLLKLHGGAVGDALLPASTSLLEIPALQGPASAPIPTSPNQSTLSLPSPSQPTPVLPVSPDMSSDSGLCCSDPEVIVSMRFMEELDFEVSSEEPCRAPEMDVVNKRYWSSSFLVDLVAVAVPVLPTVAWLYSRHGVDGAAPVYNIAALIRGCCMMGLHSLRHVTHHHGADV
- the sybu gene encoding syntabulin isoform X2, whose amino-acid sequence is MGPFQEYEEKKSPGKESPRSRIPRLILHPFQPNEKGSPLSESPISEEEGKDCDISSDNSKRTISTNSFCSDDTGCPSSQSVSPSKTPSGSDNSPHGSPTPTAECKTKVKRVRVMEEWHTPPPRHKREQRSSTLPRGSEADFSSSSSTGSLKRGGSLAHSSTGKKISSRSRGAHIRGLPVFKLAGIPSASRDAELYAPYRTVPSSTTNSSSNSSPTVPSRMTPRRYHSCGDNHGIRPPNPEQYLTPLQQKEVAIRHLRSKLREVENTVHDRESEIENLKSQLGRMREDWIEEECHRVEAQLALKEARKEIKQLRQVVETMKSSLMEKDKGIQKYFVDINIQNRKLESLLHSMEMAQSGSTLQDEPTMDFICGDSDSPVNDQQGEVGDQAVEEMADSGLLVNYNLEHVLMSTAVDSSHDSSGKLRCHPEAGPGVSTLLHSLEEKVTPLPPPPSNTFCCSTLPFPAPEDKAVQTEVVSFPPDLHTLLLQLLKLHGGAVGDALLPASTSLLEIPALQGPASAPIPTSPNQSTLSLPSPSQPTPVLPVSPDMSSDSGLCCSDPEVIVSMRFMEELDFEVSSEEPCRAPEMDVVNKRYWSSSFLVDLVAVAVPVLPTVAWLYSRHGVDGAAPVYNIAALIRGCCMMGLHSLRHVTHHHGADV
- the sybu gene encoding syntabulin isoform X3 is translated as MGPFQEYEEKKSPGKESPRSRIPRLILHPFQPNEKGSPLSESPISEEEGKDCDISSDNSKRTISTNSFCSGSDNSPHGSPTPTAECKTKVKRVRVMEEWHTPPPRHKREQRSSTLPRGSEADFSSSSSTGSLKRGGSLAHSSTGKKISSRSRGAHIRGLPVFKLAGIPSASRDAELYAPYRTVPSSTTNSSSNSSPTVPSRRMTPRRYHSCGDNHGIRPPNPEQYLTPLQQKEVAIRHLRSKLREVENTVHDRESEIENLKSQLGRMREDWIEEECHRVEAQLALKEARKEIKQLRQVVETMKSSLMEKDKGIQKYFVDINIQNRKLESLLHSMEMAQSGSTLQDEPTMDFICGDSDSPVNDQQGEVGDQAVEEMADSGLLVNYNLEHVLMSTAVDSSHDSSGKLRCHPEAGPGVSTLLHSLEEKVTPLPPPPSNTFCCSTLPFPAPEDKAVQTEVVSFPPDLHTLLLQLLKLHGGAVGDALLPASTSLLEIPALQGPASAPIPTSPNQSTLSLPSPSQPTPVLPVSPDMSSDSGLCCSDPEVIVSMRFMEELDFEVSSEEPCRAPEMDVVNKRYWSSSFLVDLVAVAVPVLPTVAWLYSRHGVDGAAPVYNIAALIRGCCMMGLHSLRHVTHHHGADV